One Amorphoplanes digitatis genomic window carries:
- a CDS encoding MMPL family transporter codes for MAWLVCGRWTKWVVLGLWVVVLAVAGPLAGKLTGVEKNDNSAWLPGNAEATKVSELQKRFQPDDIAPAVIVYERTGGITPADTAKATQDAAAMRQVDGVSGDVIGPLPAKDGQALQTLVPIKVDAEGWEKIVDVVDDLRAATGTPADGMNIQFAGPAANAADSAEAFEGIDSTLLYTTLVIVAVILLITYRSPVLWLLPIISAGVALTTAQAVIYLLAKHAGLVVNAQSAGILTVLVFGAGTDYALLLVARYREELRRHEDRHEAMALALHRAGPAIIASAATVAVGMSCLTLAEVNATSGLGPVAAIGVVVGLLAMITLLPAMLVIFGRWLFWPVRPKAGSVEPTANGVYARLGDRIARRPRAVWIGTAAALGVMSLGLFQLDASGLSQADQFTSKTSAVVGEETLARHFPAGQGQPIVVIGDAASAPAIRSAVAATPGISEAGEPVIKGDLALIEGILTAAPDSDAAMDTIERVRDAVHPVGDAQVGGLTAMTLDIHNANDRDNRVIIPLVLLVVLVILGLLLRAIVAPIVLIATVVLSFGAALGVSALAFRHLFGFAGEDSAFPLFVFVFLVALGIDYNIFLMTRVREEAHQHGTRRGALIGLAATGGVITSAGLVLAGTFAALGSLPLVAFAEIGFAVAFGVLLDTLVVRSVLVTALNLDLGRWMWWPSKLTKVRDEPTPAEPDRDLETVA; via the coding sequence ATGGCTTGGCTGGTGTGCGGACGATGGACGAAGTGGGTCGTGCTCGGCCTCTGGGTGGTCGTGCTCGCCGTCGCGGGCCCGCTGGCCGGGAAGCTGACCGGCGTCGAGAAGAACGACAACTCCGCCTGGCTGCCCGGTAACGCCGAGGCCACAAAGGTCTCGGAACTCCAGAAGCGGTTCCAGCCCGACGACATCGCCCCGGCGGTCATCGTCTACGAACGCACCGGCGGCATCACGCCGGCCGACACGGCGAAGGCCACTCAGGACGCCGCCGCGATGCGGCAGGTCGACGGGGTGAGCGGGGACGTCATCGGCCCGCTGCCCGCCAAGGACGGCCAGGCACTGCAAACCCTGGTTCCGATCAAGGTCGACGCCGAGGGCTGGGAGAAGATCGTCGACGTCGTCGACGATCTGCGTGCCGCGACGGGCACGCCGGCCGACGGGATGAATATCCAGTTCGCCGGGCCGGCGGCCAACGCCGCCGACAGCGCCGAGGCGTTCGAGGGCATCGACAGCACGCTGCTGTACACCACGCTGGTGATCGTCGCGGTCATCCTGCTGATCACCTACCGCAGCCCCGTCCTGTGGCTGTTGCCGATCATCAGCGCCGGCGTCGCGCTCACCACCGCGCAGGCCGTCATCTACCTGCTGGCCAAGCACGCCGGGCTGGTGGTCAACGCGCAGAGCGCCGGCATCCTGACGGTGCTCGTCTTCGGCGCGGGCACCGACTACGCCCTGCTGCTCGTCGCCCGCTACCGCGAGGAGCTGCGCCGCCACGAGGATCGCCACGAGGCGATGGCGCTCGCCCTGCACCGGGCCGGTCCGGCCATCATCGCCAGCGCCGCGACGGTCGCCGTCGGCATGTCCTGCCTGACGCTGGCCGAGGTGAACGCGACGAGCGGCCTCGGCCCGGTCGCCGCGATCGGCGTCGTGGTCGGCCTACTCGCCATGATCACCCTGCTGCCCGCGATGCTCGTCATCTTCGGACGCTGGCTCTTCTGGCCGGTACGCCCAAAGGCCGGCTCGGTCGAGCCGACCGCCAACGGCGTCTACGCCCGCCTCGGCGACCGCATCGCCCGCCGGCCGCGTGCCGTCTGGATCGGCACCGCGGCCGCGCTCGGCGTCATGTCCCTCGGCCTGTTCCAGCTGGACGCCAGCGGCCTCTCGCAGGCCGACCAGTTCACCAGCAAGACGTCGGCGGTGGTCGGCGAGGAGACGCTCGCCCGGCACTTCCCGGCCGGGCAGGGCCAGCCGATCGTGGTGATCGGGGATGCCGCGTCGGCGCCGGCCATCCGGTCGGCGGTCGCCGCCACGCCCGGCATCAGCGAGGCCGGCGAGCCCGTGATCAAGGGCGACCTGGCGCTGATCGAGGGCATTCTCACCGCCGCACCGGACAGCGACGCGGCGATGGACACCATCGAACGGGTCCGCGACGCGGTGCATCCGGTCGGCGACGCGCAGGTCGGTGGCCTGACCGCGATGACGCTGGACATTCACAACGCCAACGACCGCGACAACCGGGTGATCATTCCGCTGGTCCTGCTCGTCGTGCTGGTGATCCTCGGCCTGCTGCTGCGCGCGATCGTCGCGCCGATCGTGCTGATCGCCACCGTCGTGCTGTCCTTCGGCGCCGCCCTCGGCGTCAGCGCGCTGGCCTTCCGGCACCTCTTCGGCTTCGCCGGCGAGGACAGCGCGTTCCCGCTCTTCGTCTTCGTCTTCCTGGTCGCCCTCGGCATCGACTACAACATCTTCCTGATGACCCGGGTACGCGAGGAGGCGCATCAGCACGGCACCCGCCGCGGCGCCCTGATCGGCCTGGCCGCGACCGGCGGTGTGATCACCTCGGCGGGCCTGGTGCTGGCCGGGACGTTCGCGGCGCTCGGCAGCCTGCCGCTCGTGGCGTTCGCGGAGATCGGCTTCGCGGTCGCGTTCGGCGTCCTGCTCGACACCCTGGTCGTGCGTTCGGTGCTGGTGACGGCGCTGAACCTGGACCTGGGCCGGTGGATGTGGTGGCCGAGCAAGCTGACGAAGGTCCGCGACGAGCCGACCCCGGCCGAGCCCGACCGCGACCTCGAAACGGTCGCCTAG
- a CDS encoding thioredoxin family protein: MPEDSLMTVTDDTFAELVLGSRLPVVVDFWAAWCPPCGPLAKTLAELSGEFTGKLVIATLNIDENPAAGRDYRVMSLPTLMFFKRGAVVHTIVGSRPRSQLRSALAGTFEAYANR, translated from the coding sequence ATGCCTGAAGATTCGCTGATGACCGTCACCGACGACACGTTCGCCGAGCTGGTGCTGGGCAGCCGGCTGCCGGTGGTGGTCGACTTCTGGGCCGCGTGGTGCCCGCCGTGCGGGCCGCTGGCGAAGACCCTCGCCGAGCTGTCCGGCGAGTTCACCGGCAAGCTGGTGATCGCGACGCTGAACATCGACGAGAACCCCGCGGCGGGCCGCGACTACCGGGTGATGTCGCTGCCGACCCTGATGTTCTTCAAGCGCGGAGCCGTCGTGCACACCATCGTCGGCTCCCGGCCCAGATCCCAGCTGCGGTCGGCGCTGGCCGGCACCTTCGAGGCGTACGCGAACCGCTGA
- a CDS encoding MerR family transcriptional regulator — protein sequence MLIGELAGRAGTSTRTLRYYEQHGLVEPRRDANGYRRYDEAELRVVHEIRARLSAGFALDDIRPFVACLRAGNAAGHVCPDSVAVLRRKLAEVETYLDRLADVRDRLRGQLAQAIEERETRCLKIR from the coding sequence ATGCTGATCGGAGAGCTGGCCGGACGGGCCGGCACGAGCACACGCACGCTGCGCTACTACGAGCAGCACGGGCTGGTCGAGCCGCGGCGCGACGCGAACGGATACCGCCGCTACGACGAGGCGGAGCTGCGCGTCGTGCACGAGATCCGGGCCCGGCTCTCCGCCGGCTTCGCCCTCGACGACATCCGGCCGTTCGTGGCCTGCCTGCGCGCCGGCAACGCCGCCGGTCACGTCTGCCCCGACTCGGTGGCCGTGCTGCGGCGCAAGCTCGCCGAGGTCGAGACCTACCTGGACCGGCTCGCCGACGTCCGCGACCGGTTGCGCGGCCAGCTCGCCCAGGCCATCGAGGAGCGGGAGACAAGATGCCTGAAGATTCGCTGA
- a CDS encoding NAD(P)/FAD-dependent oxidoreductase, with the protein MSANIDVVVIGGGYAGVLAANRLTQRDDVTVTLINPRPVFVERVRLHQLLGGSDDAVVDYRRVLAGGVRLVVDTVTRIDVAGRRVTLATGGTAGYDYLVYAVGSGSADPGVPGAAEFAHPIAGLEEAQRLRSVLGATPATAPVTVVGGGPLGIETAAELAELGRAVTLVCGGVLGPYLHPRGRRSVAKALSRLGVTVLDGPGTRAAAVTRDAVRLADGREVPSAVTIWAAGFGVPDLAARSGLRTDAVGRLLTDETLTSVDDERIVATGDSAAPSDLPLRMSCQAALPLGSHAADTVLSRIAGVRPADFSRGIAAMCVSLGRRAGVFQVAHRNDTATRLYVGGRLGARLKEAACKSPVKQLADEARRPGSHAWPVRDAKRQELLRATAERTA; encoded by the coding sequence ATGAGCGCGAACATCGACGTCGTCGTGATCGGCGGTGGCTACGCCGGCGTGCTGGCGGCCAATCGGCTGACGCAGCGCGACGACGTGACGGTGACCCTGATCAACCCGCGCCCGGTCTTCGTCGAGCGGGTCCGCCTGCACCAGCTGCTCGGCGGGTCCGACGACGCGGTCGTCGACTACCGGCGGGTCCTGGCCGGGGGCGTCCGGCTGGTGGTCGACACCGTGACCCGGATCGACGTGGCCGGGCGCCGGGTGACGCTGGCGACCGGCGGCACGGCCGGCTACGACTACCTGGTCTACGCGGTGGGCAGCGGCAGCGCCGACCCGGGCGTGCCCGGCGCGGCCGAGTTCGCCCATCCGATCGCCGGCCTCGAGGAGGCGCAGCGGCTGCGCTCGGTCCTCGGCGCGACGCCCGCGACGGCGCCGGTGACGGTCGTCGGCGGCGGCCCGCTCGGCATCGAGACCGCCGCCGAGCTGGCGGAGCTGGGCCGCGCCGTGACCCTGGTCTGCGGCGGGGTGCTCGGCCCGTACCTGCACCCGCGGGGCCGGCGCTCGGTCGCCAAGGCGCTGTCCCGGCTCGGCGTGACCGTGCTCGACGGCCCCGGCACCCGGGCGGCGGCGGTGACGCGCGATGCCGTGCGGCTCGCCGACGGCCGCGAGGTGCCGAGCGCGGTGACGATCTGGGCCGCCGGCTTCGGCGTGCCGGACCTGGCCGCCCGCAGCGGGCTGCGCACCGACGCCGTCGGGCGCCTGCTCACCGACGAGACGCTGACCAGCGTGGATGACGAGCGCATCGTCGCGACGGGCGACTCGGCCGCCCCTTCGGACCTGCCGCTGCGGATGAGCTGCCAGGCCGCGCTTCCGCTGGGCTCGCACGCCGCCGACACGGTGCTCAGCCGGATCGCGGGTGTTCGACCCGCGGACTTCAGCCGGGGGATCGCCGCCATGTGTGTCAGCCTTGGTCGGCGGGCCGGCGTGTTCCAGGTCGCACACCGCAACGACACCGCGACGCGGCTGTACGTCGGCGGACGGCTCGGCGCGAGGCTGAAGGAGGCCGCTTGCAAGAGCCCGGTGAAGCAGCTCGCGGACGAGGCGCGCAGGCCCGGCTCGCACGCCTGGCCGGTCCGGGACGCCAAGCGCCAGGAGCTGCTGCGTGCCACCGCCGAGCGGACGGCCTGA
- a CDS encoding RNA polymerase sigma-70 factor, which yields MSDRAADPATEAFVAHRNLLFTVAYEMLGSAADAEDVLQETWLRWVKVDLGQVRDQRAYLVRVTTRQALNRLRALKSRREAYVGPWLPEPLLTAPDVAEDVELAESVSMALMLVLETLSPTERAVFVLREAFDVGYDEIAAAVDKSPAAVRQIAHRARRHVDARRPRAAVSADETRAAMESFRTAVETGDLKGLVEVLAPGVVLVGDGGGVKQAALRPIVGADKVGRIILGGLAKVTATVTTEAGMVNGNPALLLRLDGELDGILAVRVEDARIAGLYYVRNPAKLTRVESETPLARR from the coding sequence ATGAGCGACAGGGCCGCGGACCCGGCGACCGAGGCCTTCGTGGCACACCGCAACCTGCTCTTCACCGTCGCGTACGAGATGCTCGGGTCGGCGGCCGACGCGGAGGACGTCCTCCAGGAGACCTGGCTGCGGTGGGTGAAGGTCGACCTGGGGCAGGTGCGCGACCAGCGTGCCTACCTGGTCCGGGTCACGACCCGGCAGGCGCTCAACCGGCTGCGCGCCCTGAAGAGCCGCCGGGAGGCGTACGTCGGCCCGTGGCTGCCCGAGCCGCTGCTCACCGCGCCGGACGTCGCCGAGGACGTCGAGCTCGCCGAGAGCGTGTCGATGGCGCTGATGCTCGTGCTCGAGACGCTGTCGCCGACCGAGCGCGCCGTCTTCGTGCTGCGCGAGGCCTTCGACGTCGGCTACGACGAGATCGCGGCGGCCGTCGACAAGAGCCCGGCGGCCGTGCGCCAGATCGCGCACCGCGCCCGCCGGCACGTCGACGCCCGTCGCCCGCGCGCCGCGGTCTCCGCGGACGAGACCCGGGCGGCCATGGAGTCGTTCCGCACCGCGGTGGAGACCGGGGACCTGAAGGGCCTGGTCGAGGTGCTCGCGCCCGGCGTGGTCCTGGTGGGCGACGGCGGCGGCGTCAAGCAGGCCGCGCTGCGGCCGATCGTCGGCGCCGACAAGGTGGGCCGCATCATCCTCGGCGGCCTCGCCAAGGTGACGGCCACGGTCACCACCGAGGCCGGCATGGTCAACGGCAACCCGGCGCTGCTGCTGCGCCTGGACGGGGAGCTCGACGGCATTCTCGCGGTCCGGGTCGAGGACGCCCGCATCGCGGGCCTCTACTACGTACGCAACCCGGCGAAGCTGACCCGGGTGGAGTCGGAGACGCCGCTCGCCCGGCGCTGA
- a CDS encoding IPT/TIG domain-containing protein, whose translation MRLKPRALTRGWLALATAVVAALPAATPAVAAAPSTPAALPHAVGGYLPSPVLTSAKTKLGDASAFEVLPDAVDLRQYAPPAGDQGQIGSCVAWTIGYSIMGYYANRSGGSGAPYAPLFLYMRNVAANGAPNAGLNPDAVLTNAQAAGVDTQDHYWQGTTNWQSPPTQDEIDNARDYRVDGWSRLFVGGNQGTAAQTLIQRTLASGRPVALAIPVYQDFMYLRGHSLYDTLTGSSLGGHMIAAYGYDGQGVYIRNSWGTRWGNAGDAKLSWAFINKAATGGYAVDGIATPAAPATAAPDVTGLEPSSGPTYKATPVVVRGAGLAGATKVTIGGTGVAFTEVSDTELRLSLPARPAGGLGLQVTTPGGVSTIDAATTFTYVAPPAPAITSIKPSGGFTNARTAVVVTGVNFTDSTKLTVGGVSVAYTKVSATQVKATLPVHAAGAVDVRLTTPGGVTAPGAYARFTYRAPVPVISKLSVTKAALRTATPVRITGSGFTGASRVTVGGVVTAFTRVSDTEIRMTLPARTRAGQAPVVVTAPGGRSAAVAFTFVAAGTGLQRRASGVSDSTRVSFAGLRT comes from the coding sequence ATGCGCCTCAAGCCCAGAGCCCTGACCCGGGGCTGGCTGGCGCTCGCCACGGCCGTCGTCGCCGCGCTTCCCGCCGCCACCCCGGCGGTGGCCGCCGCACCCTCGACACCCGCAGCGCTTCCGCACGCCGTCGGCGGCTATCTACCCAGCCCGGTCCTGACCTCGGCGAAGACCAAGCTCGGCGACGCGTCCGCGTTCGAGGTGCTGCCCGACGCCGTCGACCTGCGCCAGTACGCCCCGCCCGCCGGCGACCAGGGGCAGATCGGCTCCTGCGTCGCCTGGACCATCGGGTACAGCATCATGGGCTACTACGCGAACCGCTCCGGCGGCTCCGGCGCGCCGTACGCCCCGCTCTTCCTGTACATGCGCAACGTCGCCGCGAACGGCGCGCCGAACGCCGGGCTCAACCCCGACGCCGTGCTGACCAACGCGCAGGCCGCGGGCGTCGACACCCAGGACCACTACTGGCAGGGCACCACGAACTGGCAGTCGCCGCCGACCCAGGACGAGATCGACAACGCCCGTGACTACCGGGTCGACGGCTGGAGCCGGCTGTTCGTCGGCGGCAACCAGGGCACCGCCGCGCAGACGCTGATCCAGCGGACGCTGGCGTCCGGCCGCCCGGTCGCCCTCGCCATCCCGGTCTACCAGGACTTCATGTACCTGCGCGGCCACAGCCTCTACGACACGCTGACCGGCTCGAGCCTCGGCGGGCACATGATCGCCGCGTACGGCTACGACGGGCAGGGCGTGTACATCCGCAACTCGTGGGGCACCCGCTGGGGCAACGCCGGCGACGCGAAGCTCTCCTGGGCGTTCATCAACAAGGCCGCCACCGGCGGGTACGCGGTCGACGGCATCGCCACTCCGGCCGCTCCGGCCACTGCCGCCCCGGACGTCACCGGGCTGGAGCCGAGCAGCGGCCCGACGTACAAGGCCACGCCGGTCGTGGTCCGGGGCGCCGGCCTCGCCGGCGCCACCAAGGTCACCATCGGCGGCACGGGAGTGGCGTTCACCGAGGTGTCCGACACCGAGCTCCGGCTGTCCCTGCCCGCGCGCCCGGCCGGCGGCCTGGGCCTGCAGGTCACCACCCCGGGCGGGGTGAGCACGATCGACGCCGCCACCACGTTCACCTACGTGGCGCCGCCGGCACCCGCGATCACCTCGATCAAGCCGAGCGGCGGGTTCACCAACGCGCGCACCGCGGTCGTGGTGACCGGCGTGAACTTCACCGACTCCACCAAGCTGACCGTCGGCGGGGTGAGCGTCGCGTACACGAAGGTCTCGGCCACCCAGGTCAAGGCGACCCTGCCGGTGCACGCGGCGGGCGCGGTGGACGTCCGGCTGACCACACCGGGCGGTGTCACGGCGCCCGGGGCGTACGCGCGGTTCACCTACCGCGCACCGGTCCCGGTGATCAGCAAGCTGAGCGTCACCAAGGCCGCCCTGCGGACCGCGACGCCCGTGCGGATCACCGGTAGCGGGTTCACCGGCGCCAGCCGGGTCACCGTCGGCGGCGTGGTGACCGCCTTCACCCGGGTGTCGGACACCGAGATCAGGATGACCCTGCCGGCGCGGACCAGGGCCGGTCAGGCACCGGTCGTGGTGACCGCACCCGGCGGCAGGAGCGCGGCGGTGGCCTTCACCTTCGTGGCGGCCGGCACCGGCCTTCAGCGCCGGGCGAGCGGCGTCTCCGACTCCACCCGGGTCAGCTTCGCCGGGTTGCGTACGTAG
- a CDS encoding AtzH-like domain-containing protein, producing the protein MEINRPDVVSEVAAAFADYEDALVANEVERIVGFFADGAVRFGVADRQTGLPEQAAWRRAQPPLPPGRRLKETTITAYGRDVAVVTTLFGYPGTDALGRQSQTWVRLPQGWRIVTAHVSHELIS; encoded by the coding sequence ATGGAGATCAACCGGCCCGACGTCGTGTCCGAGGTCGCCGCCGCGTTCGCGGACTACGAGGACGCCCTCGTGGCCAACGAGGTCGAGCGCATAGTCGGCTTCTTCGCCGACGGCGCGGTGCGCTTCGGCGTCGCGGACCGGCAGACCGGCCTGCCCGAGCAGGCCGCCTGGCGGCGCGCGCAGCCGCCACTGCCGCCGGGCCGCCGGCTCAAGGAGACGACCATCACCGCGTACGGCCGGGACGTCGCGGTCGTGACGACGCTTTTCGGATATCCGGGCACAGACGCCCTCGGCCGCCAGTCGCAGACCTGGGTACGCCTCCCGCAAGGCTGGCGCATCGTCACCGCGCACGTGAGTCATGAATTGATCTCATGA
- a CDS encoding regulator, with protein sequence MKLPYWVRGDTNAFFGFGVNVLVNVLTLTGLCIGVIGMAPGNVFGVILPALGIALVLGNMYYTYLARRLAAKENRTDVTAMPYGPSVPHMFIVIFVIMLPIYLRTKDPIQAWTAGIAWAFIIGVIVLIGAFVGPYIRKYTPRAALLGTLAGISITFISMNPAGTMWSAAWIALPVFGLLLVGLLTDVKLPFNLPIGLVALLVGSAIGWIGGAMSVPDVTAAAKDIAFAFPHLKVDLLIDGLRDMAPLLATAIPLGVYNFTEAMTNVESAASAGDRYNLRSVLLADGGGAVVGSMLGSPFPPAVYVGHPGWKAAGGRTGYSMATGVVIALLCFFGMFGLLGTLFPTAAIVPILLYIGLLIGAQAFQATPRAHAAAVVAALIPNIASWATGQMDNVLAAAGTSAAEVGVSTLAGAGVVYDGLKTLGEGAILAGLVLGAIVAFIIDKRFWHAAIFSGTGAVLTFVGLIHAEKVQFNADGPVSLGYLLLTVVCVLFALTRPEPRQPDADEIELERLHAGGDQPAEAPAAPEGDVPAPRKETSTV encoded by the coding sequence ATGAAACTTCCCTACTGGGTACGCGGCGACACGAACGCGTTCTTCGGCTTCGGCGTCAACGTCCTCGTCAACGTGCTGACCCTGACCGGCCTCTGCATCGGCGTCATCGGGATGGCGCCGGGCAACGTCTTCGGCGTCATCCTGCCGGCGCTGGGCATCGCCCTGGTGCTCGGCAACATGTACTACACGTACCTGGCGCGCCGCCTGGCCGCCAAGGAGAACCGCACCGACGTCACGGCGATGCCGTACGGGCCCAGCGTCCCGCACATGTTCATCGTCATCTTCGTCATCATGCTGCCGATCTACCTGCGCACCAAGGACCCGATCCAGGCGTGGACGGCCGGCATCGCCTGGGCGTTCATCATCGGCGTCATCGTGCTGATCGGCGCGTTCGTCGGTCCGTACATCCGCAAGTACACGCCCCGCGCGGCCCTGCTCGGCACGCTGGCCGGCATCTCCATCACCTTCATCTCGATGAACCCGGCCGGGACGATGTGGAGCGCCGCCTGGATCGCACTGCCGGTCTTCGGCCTGCTGCTCGTCGGCCTGCTCACCGACGTCAAGCTGCCCTTCAACCTGCCGATCGGCCTGGTCGCCCTGCTGGTCGGCAGCGCGATCGGCTGGATCGGCGGCGCCATGTCGGTGCCGGACGTGACGGCGGCCGCCAAGGACATCGCGTTCGCCTTCCCGCACCTGAAGGTCGACCTGCTCATCGACGGCCTGCGCGACATGGCCCCGCTGCTGGCCACGGCGATCCCGCTGGGCGTCTACAACTTCACCGAGGCGATGACCAATGTGGAGAGCGCGGCCAGCGCGGGCGACCGCTACAACCTGCGCAGCGTCCTGCTGGCGGACGGCGGCGGCGCGGTCGTCGGCTCGATGCTCGGCTCGCCGTTCCCGCCGGCCGTGTACGTCGGCCACCCCGGCTGGAAGGCGGCGGGCGGCCGCACCGGCTACTCGATGGCCACCGGCGTCGTCATCGCCCTGCTCTGCTTCTTCGGGATGTTCGGGCTGCTGGGCACCCTCTTCCCGACCGCGGCGATCGTCCCGATCCTGCTCTACATCGGCCTGCTCATCGGCGCACAGGCGTTCCAGGCCACGCCGCGGGCGCACGCCGCGGCCGTGGTCGCCGCCCTCATCCCCAACATCGCGAGCTGGGCGACCGGCCAGATGGACAACGTCCTGGCGGCGGCGGGTACCTCGGCGGCCGAGGTGGGCGTCAGCACCCTGGCCGGCGCGGGCGTCGTCTACGACGGCCTGAAGACGCTCGGCGAGGGCGCGATCCTGGCCGGCCTGGTCCTGGGCGCGATCGTCGCCTTCATCATCGACAAGCGCTTCTGGCACGCGGCGATCTTCTCCGGCACGGGCGCGGTGCTGACCTTCGTCGGCCTGATCCACGCGGAGAAGGTGCAGTTCAACGCCGACGGCCCGGTCAGCCTCGGCTACCTGCTGCTGACCGTGGTCTGCGTGCTGTTCGCGCTGACCAGGCCGGAGCCCCGGCAGCCGGACGCCGACGAGATCGAGCTGGAGCGCCTGCACGCCGGCGGCGACCAGCCCGCCGAGGCGCCCGCGGCGCCCGAGGGCGACGTGCCCGCACCCCGCAAGGAGACCAGCACGGTCTGA
- a CDS encoding cysteine hydrolase family protein — protein sequence MPTVEAQPAPFTFAPESTALLVIDMQRDFLEPGGFGESLGNDVSQLRRTIAPLAAFMTTWRAAGLPIIHTREGHLPDLTDCPPAKLERGAPSKRIGDPGAFGRILIRGEYGHDIIDELRPLPGEAVVDKPGKGAFYATELQELLDKGGIRSLLVAGVTTEVCVHTTVREANDRGYECLVLADCVGSYFPEFQRVGLEMIAAQGGIFGWVADSTSVRL from the coding sequence ATGCCGACCGTCGAGGCACAGCCCGCACCCTTCACGTTCGCACCGGAGAGCACCGCGCTGCTGGTCATCGACATGCAGCGGGACTTCCTCGAGCCCGGCGGCTTCGGCGAGAGCCTCGGCAACGACGTCTCCCAGCTGCGCCGCACGATCGCACCGCTCGCGGCGTTCATGACCACCTGGCGGGCCGCCGGCCTGCCGATCATCCACACCAGGGAGGGTCACCTGCCCGACCTGACCGACTGCCCGCCCGCCAAGCTCGAACGCGGCGCGCCCAGCAAGCGCATCGGCGACCCCGGCGCCTTCGGCCGCATCCTCATCCGCGGCGAGTACGGCCACGACATCATCGACGAGCTGCGGCCGCTCCCCGGCGAGGCCGTCGTCGACAAGCCCGGTAAGGGCGCCTTCTACGCCACCGAACTTCAGGAACTGCTCGACAAGGGCGGCATCCGCAGCCTGCTCGTGGCGGGCGTGACGACCGAGGTGTGCGTGCACACCACGGTGCGCGAGGCCAACGACCGCGGCTACGAGTGCCTCGTGCTCGCCGACTGCGTCGGCTCCTACTTCCCCGAATTCCAGCGGGTCGGCCTGGAGATGATCGCCGCACAGGGCGGCATCTTCGGCTGGGTCGCCGATTCCACCTCCGTGCGTCTCTAG
- the biuH gene encoding biuret amidohydrolase, with translation MTAIIGPVKATPYLWPYDGSVPVERTALICIDWQTDFCGPGGYVESMGYDIALTRAGLPATARLLAHARGLGMLVVHTREGHDPDLSDLPANKRWRSAQVGAEIGAPGPCGRILVKGEPGWEIVPEVAPVAGEVIVDKPGKGAFYATNLDLVLRTRGITHLILTGITTDVCVHTTMREANDRGYECLILSDCTGATEASNHAAALHMVTMQGGVFGCVSTSDDVIAATEA, from the coding sequence ATGACCGCGATCATCGGCCCGGTAAAAGCCACCCCCTATCTATGGCCCTACGACGGCTCGGTTCCGGTCGAGCGCACCGCCTTGATCTGCATCGACTGGCAGACCGACTTCTGCGGCCCCGGCGGCTACGTCGAGTCGATGGGCTACGACATCGCGCTGACCCGGGCCGGCCTGCCGGCCACCGCGCGGCTGCTCGCACACGCCCGCGGCCTCGGCATGCTCGTCGTGCACACCCGCGAGGGCCACGACCCCGACCTGTCCGACCTGCCGGCCAACAAGCGGTGGCGCTCGGCGCAGGTCGGCGCCGAGATCGGCGCACCGGGACCGTGCGGCCGCATCCTGGTCAAGGGCGAGCCGGGCTGGGAGATCGTGCCCGAGGTCGCACCGGTGGCCGGCGAGGTGATCGTCGACAAGCCCGGCAAGGGCGCCTTCTACGCGACGAATCTCGACCTCGTCCTGCGTACCCGGGGAATCACGCATTTGATCCTGACCGGGATCACCACCGATGTCTGCGTGCACACGACCATGCGGGAGGCCAACGACCGCGGCTACGAGTGCCTGATCCTCTCCGACTGCACCGGCGCCACCGAGGCGTCGAACCATGCCGCCGCGCTGCACATGGTCACCATGCAGGGCGGCGTGTTCGGCTGCGTGTCCACCTCGGACGACGTCATCGCCGCGACGGAGGCCTGA